A genomic stretch from Thiomicrorhabdus sp. includes:
- a CDS encoding SDR family oxidoreductase — protein MATILIAGCGDLGCLLGQSLSNDGHTIYGLRRHTDDLPESIHPIQSDLSHSLPKLPDSIDYVFYMASAGKYKDAAYYQAYVQGVKNTLTAIGDKNVRRFFFISSTSVFGQSDGELVNENSPTSGKNFSTRRLLEGEELVLNSDLPGTVVRFGGIYGPGRTHLIDLVTQGKAHCMEDVWSNRIHSSDCVGILKHLMKLDMKAPEQVDPLYIGVDDQPTLSCEVYDWLAEQLSVPDVEHSEPTENSRMMRSNKRLSNAKIRATGYQFIYSTYQDGYRELLEA, from the coding sequence ATGGCCACTATACTGATTGCGGGATGCGGAGACCTTGGCTGTTTATTGGGCCAAAGCCTGTCCAATGACGGACACACGATTTACGGCTTGAGGCGGCATACCGACGACTTGCCGGAAAGCATTCATCCGATACAATCGGATCTGTCTCATTCTCTACCGAAACTTCCGGACAGCATTGATTATGTTTTCTATATGGCTTCTGCCGGAAAATACAAAGATGCAGCCTATTATCAGGCCTATGTTCAGGGAGTGAAAAACACTCTGACCGCTATCGGCGACAAAAACGTTCGCCGCTTCTTTTTTATCTCCAGCACTTCCGTTTTCGGACAGAGTGACGGTGAACTGGTAAACGAAAACAGTCCAACTAGCGGTAAAAACTTTTCGACCCGACGACTGCTTGAAGGCGAAGAACTGGTCCTCAACAGTGACCTGCCGGGAACCGTTGTGCGTTTCGGCGGGATTTACGGCCCAGGAAGAACTCACCTGATTGATCTGGTCACCCAAGGAAAAGCACACTGCATGGAAGATGTCTGGAGCAATCGCATTCACTCAAGCGACTGCGTCGGCATTCTAAAACACCTGATGAAACTGGATATGAAAGCACCCGAGCAGGTTGATCCGCTCTATATCGGTGTGGACGACCAGCCAACGCTATCCTGTGAAGTATATGACTGGCTGGCGGAGCAACTCAGTGTACCGGATGTCGAACACAGCGAACCGACGGAAAACTCCAGAATGATGCGTAGCAACAAACGATTGTCCAACGCCAAAATTCGAGCCACCGGTTATCAGTTCATCTATTCGACTTATCAAGACGGTTATCGGGAACTTCTGGAAGCCTAA
- a CDS encoding DUF302 domain-containing protein, with translation MKLINLFKAAVLAASVATLSGCGTINAASNLEDGAWGTFNQVWDKWVDSEGDIADATMWEVKVDEGVALEDVIDAINAVGINRNLKNVGELPLSEELKARGIDSKVIHVMSFCNPETARKMVDFSPAMGGFLPCRVNIIEEEDGLHIYSMNMDMAIEMGKKMPPALKEATMQVRDTIWEMMQKGKEGAF, from the coding sequence ATGAAATTAATCAACCTATTTAAAGCTGCTGTTTTGGCTGCTTCTGTTGCAACTCTTTCCGGTTGCGGCACGATTAACGCAGCTTCAAACCTAGAAGACGGCGCTTGGGGGACATTCAACCAAGTTTGGGATAAATGGGTAGACAGTGAAGGTGACATTGCCGACGCCACCATGTGGGAAGTCAAAGTCGACGAAGGCGTTGCATTGGAAGATGTTATTGACGCGATCAATGCTGTCGGTATCAACCGCAACCTTAAAAACGTTGGTGAACTTCCTCTTTCCGAAGAGCTTAAAGCTCGCGGCATCGATTCTAAAGTCATTCACGTAATGTCTTTCTGTAACCCTGAAACAGCCCGTAAAATGGTTGACTTCTCGCCTGCCATGGGTGGTTTCCTACCATGTCGCGTCAACATCATTGAAGAAGAAGATGGACTACACATCTATTCAATGAACATGGACATGGCGATCGAAATGGGTAAAAAAATGCCACCGGCATTGAAAGAAGCGACCATGCAAGTTCGTGACACCATCTGGGAAATGATGCAAAAAGGTAAAGAAGGCGCGTTCTAA
- a CDS encoding alpha/beta fold hydrolase, with protein sequence MKKNRQTTLIKGVCGRLEARHNLSELDASTVIRLVVLSHPHPLFGGTMNNKVVTTMERAFQSLGYATVAYNFRGVGQSDGEYDEGVGETDDLLSVLDWVRSRHTVEEVILAGFSFGSYVSLRALPQTGANRICTVAPPIGLYDFSALDKVDVPWSCIQGGRDEVVESEEVLSWVTKPGQCADLYWRAGASHFFHGELVWLKKVILSIY encoded by the coding sequence TTGAAAAAAAATCGACAAACGACTCTTATTAAAGGTGTTTGCGGCCGGTTGGAAGCGCGGCATAACCTTTCGGAGCTTGATGCATCGACGGTTATTCGTCTGGTGGTGTTGAGTCATCCGCATCCATTGTTCGGCGGTACCATGAATAATAAGGTGGTGACGACCATGGAGCGTGCCTTTCAGAGCTTGGGGTATGCAACCGTGGCTTATAACTTCAGAGGTGTCGGTCAAAGTGACGGCGAATATGATGAAGGTGTCGGCGAGACGGATGATTTGCTGAGTGTGCTGGATTGGGTCCGCTCCCGACATACTGTCGAAGAAGTGATTCTGGCCGGATTTTCTTTCGGCAGTTATGTATCTTTGCGTGCGTTGCCGCAAACCGGCGCGAATCGTATTTGCACGGTCGCACCGCCGATCGGTTTGTATGATTTTTCGGCTTTGGATAAAGTGGATGTTCCGTGGAGCTGTATTCAGGGAGGCCGGGATGAGGTGGTTGAATCAGAAGAAGTGTTGAGCTGGGTGACAAAGCCGGGGCAGTGTGCTGATCTGTATTGGAGAGCGGGGGCGAGTCACTTTTTTCATGGAGAGCTGGTGTGGCTCAAAAAGGTCATTCTGTCTATATATTAG
- a CDS encoding FxsA family protein produces MRLFFLFLIAVPLLELYFLIQVGSVIGALPTVLLTVFTAVLGVYLMRSQGVDVMMKAQSMMAQGEAPQEAIFEGVFIFLGGVLLLIPGLVTDALGFLFLIPPVRRYLTRQSFKGLQVSGRYSYRSDDQVFEGEWHEKTPEAPRQVGDTRKDQ; encoded by the coding sequence ATGCGACTTTTCTTTCTGTTTTTGATTGCCGTTCCGTTGCTCGAATTGTATTTTCTAATACAGGTTGGCTCGGTTATCGGTGCTTTGCCGACCGTTTTGCTGACGGTTTTTACCGCTGTTTTGGGTGTGTATCTGATGCGTAGCCAAGGCGTGGATGTCATGATGAAAGCGCAGAGCATGATGGCGCAGGGGGAAGCGCCTCAGGAAGCGATTTTTGAAGGGGTGTTTATTTTTCTTGGCGGTGTTTTGCTGTTGATTCCGGGGTTGGTGACCGATGCATTGGGCTTTCTGTTTCTGATTCCTCCGGTTCGCCGTTATCTGACCAGGCAGAGTTTTAAAGGATTGCAGGTCTCCGGTCGATATTCTTACCGCTCCGACGATCAGGTTTTTGAGGGAGAGTGGCATGAAAAAACACCGGAGGCGCCGAGACAGGTCGGTGACACCCGCAAAGATCAGTAG
- a CDS encoding outer membrane protein transport protein gives MRKTKIALALSFAAAGVFSTSAMATNGTNMIAVGAQSAATGGTGVAGYFGAENVIINPALIGKGDGTEFTFGGTLFAPNVKTKTNVISAAPHAFNYDYPDGSGTSGADLFVVPSVAFATRINSTMSFGIGMFGTSGMGVDYRTNDGLFNGQSQLQIMRFVPTLTFNTRDRKMAVGISPILQYGALDINYRLNKNMLNEPPFGSAPADGNEAQYGSGLATDLGLGYTIGTYFDLNKHVTVGLAYQSPISMKYNGQLSGASEGFNLDANYPLAFGDELEQPAEIKAGISYASKRFMVNADIKQIQWAEAAGFKDYGWENQMVYAVGMKFIGKKSWIGVGYNYGKNPIQEQATSSDAAPTAAEYQGAATNVFNNIFFPATVEEHFTIGGGYNISKNASLEGAFVYTPKVKTTVDASAVTNGFVHSNMGGSGSPAATSSSSTTEHSQMGVTMQMKYHF, from the coding sequence ATGAGAAAAACCAAAATAGCACTAGCATTGTCCTTTGCTGCTGCCGGCGTTTTTTCAACCAGCGCCATGGCAACCAACGGGACAAACATGATCGCCGTCGGCGCTCAATCGGCTGCAACGGGTGGGACCGGTGTAGCGGGCTACTTCGGAGCAGAAAACGTTATCATCAACCCGGCTTTGATCGGTAAAGGCGACGGCACGGAATTTACTTTCGGTGGCACACTATTTGCGCCAAATGTTAAAACCAAAACAAATGTCATCAGCGCAGCACCTCACGCTTTTAATTATGATTACCCGGATGGATCAGGAACCAGCGGAGCAGATCTGTTTGTTGTACCATCGGTTGCCTTCGCAACCCGGATCAATTCCACCATGAGTTTTGGTATCGGGATGTTCGGAACTTCCGGAATGGGGGTAGATTACCGAACCAATGACGGTCTGTTCAACGGTCAAAGCCAGTTACAGATCATGCGCTTTGTTCCAACTCTGACTTTCAATACCCGCGATCGAAAAATGGCTGTTGGTATCTCTCCAATCCTGCAATACGGTGCTTTGGACATTAACTATCGCCTAAATAAAAACATGCTTAACGAACCACCATTCGGTTCTGCGCCTGCAGATGGCAATGAAGCTCAGTACGGTTCCGGCCTGGCAACTGATTTAGGACTTGGTTACACCATTGGTACCTACTTTGATCTCAACAAACACGTTACCGTCGGATTGGCTTATCAGTCGCCGATCAGCATGAAATACAACGGACAGCTTTCCGGCGCCTCAGAAGGCTTTAACCTAGATGCAAACTACCCACTGGCGTTTGGAGATGAACTTGAACAGCCTGCGGAAATCAAAGCGGGTATTTCTTATGCCAGCAAACGCTTTATGGTCAATGCCGACATCAAACAGATTCAATGGGCAGAAGCAGCCGGCTTTAAAGACTACGGCTGGGAAAATCAAATGGTTTACGCTGTCGGTATGAAATTTATCGGCAAAAAGAGCTGGATCGGTGTGGGCTATAACTATGGCAAAAACCCTATTCAGGAACAAGCAACCAGCTCCGATGCGGCACCGACTGCTGCAGAATATCAAGGGGCAGCGACCAATGTGTTTAACAACATTTTCTTCCCGGCAACGGTTGAAGAGCATTTCACCATTGGCGGTGGCTACAATATCAGCAAAAACGCATCGTTGGAAGGCGCCTTTGTTTATACGCCAAAAGTTAAAACCACAGTGGACGCATCAGCCGTTACTAACGGGTTTGTCCATTCCAATATGGGTGGAAGCGGAAGCCCGGCTGCAACAAGCAGCTCATCAACCACTGAGCATTCGCAAATGGGTGTAACCATGCAAATGAAATACCATTTCTAA
- a CDS encoding 4-phosphoerythronate dehydrogenase: MPIRQIIIDDAVPYAAEMFGHLGEVVLLPGKQITPSDVRNADALIVRSRTQVNRTLLENSRVRFVGSTVVGLDHIDQTYLQQGGIRFYSAQGCNANSVAEYIIHILFELAEQHGFDLQSKTLGIIGVGNVGGRLYSKAQTLGIRCLLNDPPREKNPEDNELSFVDLDHCLTADIITVHTPLNMDGPDRTFDLIDARRVGRLSPRQILINAARGGIINETAWAKQPLLAKIIDCWENEPNINETLYRSADLATPHIAGHSLEAKVAGGEMVYRQLCEYWQIEPETHWQDKLPPDPQPILIDSEQKSDQARLNQLFKSVYDPYCDDAAIRHVQIKQVHQAYEDYRRNYPLRREWHRHQVKNPQKPAFSKLLKSLNFITES; this comes from the coding sequence ATGCCAATCAGACAAATTATTATTGACGACGCCGTCCCCTATGCTGCCGAGATGTTCGGTCACCTGGGGGAAGTCGTCCTTCTCCCGGGAAAACAGATTACCCCTTCCGATGTACGCAATGCCGATGCATTGATCGTTCGTTCACGAACTCAGGTCAACCGTACACTATTGGAAAACAGCCGTGTACGATTTGTCGGCAGCACCGTCGTCGGTCTGGATCACATCGATCAAACCTATCTCCAGCAAGGCGGAATCCGTTTTTACTCTGCCCAGGGATGCAATGCCAACTCAGTCGCAGAATATATTATCCACATCCTGTTTGAACTGGCCGAACAACACGGCTTTGATTTGCAGAGTAAAACCCTCGGGATCATCGGCGTCGGCAATGTCGGTGGGCGCCTGTACAGCAAAGCGCAAACTTTGGGCATCCGCTGCCTGCTCAACGACCCTCCAAGAGAAAAGAATCCTGAAGATAACGAGCTGAGTTTCGTCGACTTGGATCATTGTCTGACGGCGGACATCATTACCGTTCACACACCTTTAAATATGGATGGCCCGGATCGCACCTTCGATTTGATTGACGCCCGGCGGGTCGGCAGGCTTTCGCCCCGGCAGATTCTTATCAATGCCGCTCGCGGCGGCATCATTAACGAAACCGCCTGGGCAAAACAGCCGTTACTCGCCAAAATCATCGATTGCTGGGAAAACGAACCCAATATAAATGAGACCCTGTACCGGAGTGCCGATCTGGCAACTCCACATATTGCCGGTCACTCTTTGGAGGCCAAAGTTGCTGGAGGCGAAATGGTTTACCGTCAGCTGTGCGAATACTGGCAGATCGAACCCGAAACTCACTGGCAAGACAAGCTCCCGCCGGATCCGCAACCAATCTTGATCGATTCTGAGCAAAAAAGCGATCAGGCACGCCTGAATCAGCTATTTAAAAGTGTTTACGATCCTTATTGTGACGATGCGGCAATACGCCATGTACAGATCAAGCAGGTTCATCAGGCCTACGAAGATTACCGGCGCAATTACCCGCTACGGAGGGAATGGCATCGCCATCAAGTGAAAAACCCTCAAAAACCAGCGTTCTCTAAATTATTAAAATCCCTAAACTTTATCACGGAGAGCTGA